ATGGTGGCGGTGGTGCCAAGGCTGATGGCAAGGGCCGAGGGGTCCACCACGCCGCAGCCCGCCACTTCCGCCTGCTTGTCACCCCCCGCCGCGTAAAGGGGCAACCCTGCCGGCAGGCCGGTTTGCGCCGCCGCGTCCTCCGACAAACAACCCAGCAAGCCGCTAGGGGGCACCAATTCGGGCAGCTGCTCTGGGCGCACCGCCAAGGCCCGCCATTTCCAGTCCCAGAACGAAGCCCAGCGCTGGCGCCGGTAGGAAAAGGGTAAAAAGCCCACCTGCCCGGCCACCGAATCGCGGTATTGGCCGGTGAGTCGCAAGGTCAGCCAGGCTGACAGCAACCCCACCTTGGCAGCCTGGCCATGAACCTTGGGCTGGTTGGCCGCCACCCAGTTGAGCTCAGCTTCCCGCTGGAAATGGCGCACCGTTTTCAGCTGCCCTATGGCCCCAAGGGCCAGCCGCCAATACCAGGGTAGCGCCGGTATATGCTGGGCCCGGCGCCGGTCGGGCCAAACCATGGCCGGGCGCAGGGGTACACCTTGTGCATCCAGGTGCAGCACGGTGCTGCGCTGGGTAGTGAGGGCCACGGCGGCGATGTCGCTTGGGGCTACGCCGCTTTTTGCCATCAGCTGGCGGCTGGCCTGGCACAGGGCCTGCCAGAAGCGCTCCGGGTCCAGTTCGGCGCGGCCGTCCGGCCCCTGCTCGAAAGGCGGGTTCAGAATATGTTGGGTCTTGAAGTGCAGCTGGCCCTTGGCGTCAAAGAGCAGGGCCCGCACCGACTGGGTGCCGTTGTCCAAGGCCAACAGGTAGGAGGGGGTCATGGCAGGGTCTTTTACCTTGGCAGCGCCTTGCATCAAGGCAGCGGAATGGGTGATAACATGCCTGTAAAAGTCGCCCTATATCAACACGCTGATGCATTTTATCCGCGCCGCCCTGGTCCTGTTGGCTTGCCTTTATGTCGGCAAGGGCCTGGTGGCCCTGACCCATATCCCCATTCCCGGCAGCATCCTTGGCATGTTGCTGCTGTTTGTGCTGCTTTCTTCGGGGCGCTTGCCCCCCGCTTGGGTCAGCCCGGTGACCATCCCCCTTATCCGCCATATGACCTTGCTGTTTATCCCGGCCGGGGTGGGGTTGATGGACCACCTGGGGCTGCTGGGCAGCCATGTTCTGGTGCTGGTGGGGGCCACCTTGTTGTCGACCTGGGCCCTTATCCTGCTGGTGGGCTGGTTTCACCAAAAGAGGCAGGCCCATGATTGAACCGGCCCTGCTGCTGATGTTGACCCTGGGGCTCTACTGGGCCTTTCGCCTGCTCCAGGCCAGAGTCCAAAGTCCCTTGGTCAACCCGGTGCTGCTGGCCGTTGCCCTGTTGGTGCCGCTGCTGCTGTGGCTGGACATTCCCTATGAGCGTTACATGGTCGGTGGCCAGGTCCTCAATGCTTTGCTGGAACCGGCGGTGGTGGCCTTGGCCTACCCTATGTATCAGCAGCTCGATCTTATTCGGGCCCAATGGCGGGCCCTTCTGACAACCTGTGTTCTGGGAGTGCTGCTGGCCCTGACCTTGACCCTGGCACTGGCCTGGGCCCTTGGCGCCGACAAGGCAGTGGCCCTGTCCATGGCCCCCAAGGCGGTGACCACCCCCATTGCCATGGGCATTAGCCAGCAAGTGGGGGGTATCGCCTCCCTGACCGCCGTCTTGGTGATCATCGCCGGTATCGCTGGCGCCGTGCTGGGGCCCTGGTTGCTGGATAAGGCCAAGGTCAACAGCCCCCAAGCCAGGGGCCTTGCCATGGGCTGCGCCGCCCATGCCATAGGCACGGCCCGAATGGTGGACGAAGGACCTGAAGCGGCCGCTTTTTCCGGCCTGGCCCTTAGCCTGTGCGGGCTGATAACGGCCCTGGTGGCTCCCTGGTTACTGCCCTTACTGACGGAGTGGATGCCATGAAGGTTGCTGTATTTTCTGCCAAAGCCTATGACCAGGCCGCCCTGGCCAAAGCTGGGCCCCAATACCACTGGGATTTCCTTGAACCCAGGCTGGACCAGGGCACGGCCCAGCTGGCCAAGGGCGCCAAAGCGGTGGTGGCCTTCGTCAACGACGACCTCAGCGCCCCGGTATTGACCGCCCTTAAGGCCCTGGGGGTGACCATGGTAGCGCTGCGCTGCGCCGGCTTTAACAATCTGGATCTGGCCGCCGCCGACACCCTCGGCATCCGGGTGGCCAGGGTGCCGGCTTACAGCCCCGAGGCCGTAGCCGAACATGCCGTGGGCCTGATGCTGATGCTCAACCGCCACCTGCACAAGGCCTACAACAGGGTTAGGGAAGACAATTTCAGCCTGGACGGCCTGTTGGGCTTTAACCTGCACGGCAAGACCGTGGCCCTTGTCGGGGTTGGGGCCATTGGCCTGGCCACTGCCCGTATCCTGGCCGGCTTCGGCTGCAAGCTGCTGGCCTCTGATCCCAAACCCAACCCGGCCTTCACCGCCCTTGGGGGTCAGTTCATGCCCCTGGATGAAGCCCTCGCCCAGGCCGATGTCATCAGCCTCCATTGCCCCTTGACCCCGGACAGCTACCACCTGATCAACGCCCGGCGCCTGGGGCTGATGAAGCCGGGTTTGATGTTGATTAACACCAGCAGGGGTGCTCTACTGGATACCCAGGCGGCCATCAATGCTCTGAAGACGGGGCAATTGGGGTACCTGGGACTGGATGTGTATGAACAAGAGGGAGACCTGTTTTTTGAGGATCTCTCCAACCGCATCATCCCGGATGATGTGTTCCAGCGGCTGCTGACCTTCCCCAATGTGGTGATCACGGGACACCAGGGCTATTTCACACAGGAAGCCTTAAGTGCCATCGCGTCTACCACTGTCGACAACCTCGACGCCTTTGGGCAGAACAAACGCAGCGGCAACGAACTGACCAAGGCTTAATTGGATGAACAACACACTGCTAGCGGCTTCATTGCCGCTTTTGCCGTCGGCCCTGCAACAGCCGGCAACCGACTGGCTGGCCACCCGCCCCTTCGCTGCCCGCCTGGCTCCAGAACAGGTCCAGCATTGGTGCGCCCTCAGCGGCCTGGACAAAGATCAGCTGATGCTGGCCCTGCTGCCCCTGGCCCGCTGCTTTGCCCATGCCAGCATCTCCGACTTCTACGTGGGGGCCATAGTCGAGGGCCAAAGCGGTATCTGGTATTTCGGGGCCAACCAGGAATTTGCCGGGGCCACCCTGGGCATGACCATTCACGCCGAACAATGCGCCATCAATCATGCCCGTCAGCAAGGTGAGCAGCAGTTGGTGACCCTGGCAGTCAACTACAGCCCCTGCGGTTATTGCCGGCAATTTATGAGCGAGATATCCCAGGATCTGAGCCTGCGGGTATTGCTGCCCGGCCGCCCGGCCCTGACCCTGGCCGATTACCTGCCGGACGCCTTCGGGCCCTGGGACCTGGACAAGGAAGAGCGGCTGCTGGCGCCACGCCAGCACAGCCTGGCCACCACCAGTACCGATCCCCTGCACCAAGCCGCCGCCAAAGCCGCCAGCCAAAGCCATGCCCCTTACACCGGCACCCTGGCCGGAGTGGCATTGCAGATGGGCAGTCAGGTAGTGACCGGCACCTATCTTGAAAATGCCGCCTACAATCCTTCCCTGCCGCCTTTGCAAGGGGCCCTTATCCAGGCGGCCATGGCCGGTATTCCCTGGCAGGCCAGCCGGCTGGTGCTGGCCCAGCGCCAAGGCAAGGTGGATCTCAAAGAAAGCACGGCCCAGTTGGCCAAGGCCCTGGGCCTGCCAGCACCGCAAGTGCTGCCCCTTTAATCGTCCCCTTCCTGCACCACCTTTGGCAGGGGCGGCTTTAGTCGCCCCTGCTGGTACAAGGCCTGGCGCAACAGGTATTCAATCTGGGCGTTCATGGAGCGCAGCTCGTCGTCCGCCCAGCCTTGCAGGGCCGCCAACACCTTGTCGTCAATCCGTAAGGGATAGGCTTTCTTGGCCATGACTCAGTACAGGCTACCGGCGTTGACCACCGGCTGGGTGTGGCTCTCACCGCACAGCACCACCAACAGGTTTGACACCATCTGGGCACGGCGCTCGTCGTCCAGCTCTACTATCCCCTGGCTTTTCAGCTGCTCCAGCGCCATCTGCACCATGGACACGGCTCCTTCTACCACTTTGGCCCTGGCGGCCACCACGGCAGCGGCCTGTTGGCGCTTGAGCATGGCCGAGGCGATTTCCGGGGCATAGGCCAGGTGGGAGATGCGGGCTTCTATAACCTCCACTCCGGCCTTGTCCAGCCGGTCTTGGATCTCGGTTCTGAGCTGCTCGGCAATGTCCTGGGTGTGGCTGCGAAGGGCCACCTCCCCTTCTTCGTGCTGGTCATAGGGGTAGGAGCTGGCCAGGTTGCGCACCGCCGCTTCCGATTGGATGGACACAAAGTCCTCAAAGTCGTCCACTTCGAACACCGCTTCGTAGGTATCCACCACCCGCCATACCACAACGGCGGCGATCTCAATGGGGTTGCCGGCGGCGTCATTGACCTTGAGCTTGTCGCTCTCGAAGTTGCGGATCCGCTGGGACACCCGCTGCTTGCTGTAGAAGGGATTGGCCCAGCGCAGCCCAGGGGTTATGGCAGTGCCGGCATAGCTGCCAAACAGCTGCAATACCTTGGCCTCGTTGGGAGCCACCATGAAAAAGCCGAACAGGCTGACGATGGCACAAAGGCCCACCAGGGCCGACAACAGCTTCCAGGCCAGGCCTGGCATAGCCGCCGCTGCCAAAAAGGACAGCAGTATCAAAAGGGGCAGTACCACCAGCATCAGGTAACCGGACGCAACCTTGCGACGTTGTTCTTTCATCCTAGAATCCTCCAAATTGATATCAATTAGATATCTATATGAACTTTATCACCCCGTCAAGCCGTTGTCCCTGTCGTCGGCCTTTGGCATTCTTGGGCCTTTGTCATTACCGGCCTGTACATTCCATGAGCCTTCCTTTTGTCATCAAAGCTGGCGCCAGCGCCCGTCAGCGCCTGCTGGAGCAGGACTTTGCCCCTGAACTTTTCAGCGCCATGCTGGGGGCCTCCGGGGGCCCCAAATGGTTTGTGCTGTCCGGCCTTGACCAGTTTCTAGGTGGGGAGTTTTTGGCGGGCAGATCCCTGGACCTGCTGGGCAGTTCGGTGGGAGGCTGGCGCATGGCAGCCCATGCCAGCGCCGATCCGGTGGCAGCCATAGTGCGCTTTCGCGACTTTTACCATCACCTGTCCTACGCACAAGGTGCCACACCCCGCCATATCTCCGATTCGAGCCGGGCCATGGTGACCACCTTGCTGGGCAGCCGTGGCGCCGAGGAGATCGTCGCCAACCCCCTCAAACAATTGCACCTGGTGACTGCCGGTTGCAAAGGCTTGCTGCAAAGCGAGCGCAAAGGTCCGCAGATGCTGGGCCTGGGCCTGGCAGCCCTTGGCAATGTGCTGCACAGGCGTAGCCTGGGGGCTTTTTTTAGCCGCAGTATCTTCCACACCGGCAGCCAGCCCCATTGGTTTGGCACCGGCGATCTGCCCACCGAATACCTGCCCCTGACCCAACGCAATTTGCCCAAGGCCCTGGAAGCCACCGGCGCCATCCCCCTGGTGCTGGAAGGGGTCGCCTTGGATGGCAGCCGTCATAAGGTGCACCGGGACGGTGGCATCATCGACTACCACTTCGACCTGCCCTTTCACACCCAAGGCCTGGTGCTCTACCCCCATTTCTATCCCCAGGCCATTCCAGGCTGGTTCGACAAGGGCCTCAAGTGGCGCAAGCCCAAAGCCGCCCATTACGACAACGTGGTGATGGTGGCGCCGTCGCCGGCCCTGGTGGCCGAACTGCCCTATGGCAAGATCAGCGACCGCAAGGATTTCGAGCAGTTGGATGATGACAGCCGTATCCGTTATTGGCAGGAGGTGATCGATGCAGGCAATCGTTTGGCCGACAGTTTTGCGGCAAGCCTCAAAAACGGCCAATGGCGCCAAGCCCTGCTTTAAGCTGTGGTATCCTCTCGCGCCATAATAAAGACCAAGACCCTACAAGCTAAGGAGATCACTCAGGATGCGACGTCCACTGGTGATGGGAAACTGGAAGCTGCACGGCAGCAAGGCTTCTGTGGAAAAACTGCTCGTCGAGCTGATGGTCAAGGCCAATGAAGTCGAAGGGGTAGAGATAGCCGTCTGCCCGCCCTTGGTGTTTGTGGGCCAGGCCGAACGCCTGCTGCGCTACAGTCAAATAGCCCTGGGCGCCCAGAACATCGACGTCAACCGCCAGGGTGCCTTCACCGGTGAAGTTGCCGCCGACATGCTCGGTGAGTTTGGGGTACGTTATGTGCTGGTTGGCCATTCCGAGCGCCGCGCCATGCACCATGAGAACGACGACCTAGTGGCCCGCAAGTTTGAAGCGGTCAAGGCCGCCGGCCTTATCCCGGTGCTCTGTGTTGGCGAAACCCAGGCCGAGCGCAACAACGGCGAAACCAAAGATGTCATCGGCCACCAACTGCAAGCCGTGGTCAAGCGCTGTGGCCGCAAGGCCTTTGACAATGCGGTGGTCGCCTACGAGCCGGTTTGGGCTATTGGCTCCGGCCAGGCCGCCAGCCCAGTCGATGCCCAAAAGGTGCACGAGTTTATCCGCGCCCAGGTGGCAGCCCAGGATCCGGCCAGTGCCCAGGCCCTGCGCATCCTCTACGGTGGCTCGGTCAAGGCCAGCAATGCCCAGGCCCTGTTCATGATGGACGACGTAGACGGCGCCCTGGTCGGTGGGGCCTCGCTAGACGCCCAGGAATTCAGCGGCATCTTCAACGCCGCCCTGTAAGCCAAAGAAACCGTCGTCAGGCGGTTTTTTTCTGCCCACACCGCTTGCCAGCCCCCGCATCCCTGACTAGGATCCCGGGGCTTTTTTGGCTTCACGCAATCGATTTGATAATAAGGAACAGACAATGGCTTCCATTCCTCATATCGACATGAGTCGTTATGACAACGATTTCGATGCCCTGGTGCAGGATATCGGCAAGGGTTACGAGTCTTTCGGCTTCGTTGCCCTAACCCAGCACGGGATCAGCGACGATATCATCCACGGCGCCCTGGATATCAGCCGGGAGCTGTTCGCCCTGCCGGAAGAAACCAAGAAAAAATATCACCTTAAAGGCAAGGGCGGCGCCCGTGGCTACACTCCCTTTGGCACCGAGATCGCCAAGGACGCCAAGCACGTCGACCTCAAAGAGTTCTGGCACGTGGGCCGTGAGCTGGAAGGCCAAGCCCCCTACCCCCAGCTGACTCCCAACGTCTGGCCCGAAGAAGTGCCGGCTTTCAAAACCCGCATGCTCGACCTCTACCAGGCCCTGGATGCCCTGGGCAACAAGGTGCTGGACGCCCTGGCCGTTTACCTCAAACAGCCCCGCGACTTCTTCAGAGACAAGGTCAACCTGGGTAACTCCATTCTGCGCCCCCTGCACTATCCGCCCATCATCGACGAAGGCACCCCTTCGGTGCGCGCCGCCGCCCACGAAGACATCAACGTGCTGACCCTGCTGGTAGGCTCTCGCGAGCCGGGCCTGGAAGTGCTGGCCAAAGACGGCAGCTGGATTGAAGTGTCCATCATCGAAGGGGCCATCATCTGCAACATCGGCGACATGCTGCAGCGTATGACCAACTACCTGCTGCCCTCCACCACCCACAGGGTAGTGAACCCGCCCATGCCCTTTAGCGCCAACTCCCGCTATTCCATTCCCTTCTTCCTGCACTTCAACCCGGACGTCATCATCGACGCCCTGGACAGCTGCGTCAGCGAAGACAGGCCCAAGAAAGACCCCGCCATCAGCTCTGACGACTACCTGATGGAGAGGCTGCGGGAAATCGGCCTTATCAAGTAAATGCAAAAAGGCGCCACAAGGCGCCTTTTTCAGATAAAAAAAACGGCTTCCCGAAGGAAGCCGCGAGGTGCGTCCAAAAAACCGCTGGATGTCCAGGGTTATATAGCGATGCGACATTGGTTGGGGTGCCTTGGGTTCCCGTGTCTCCCTCTCCCTTGCCTGGCTTGCCGACGAATCGGCCGGCCAAATTGCACGGGAACTTTGGGGCGCCTCATGCCAACGCCATCTCAGGTTGCCCTGTTGACCAAGGAAGGGCATGATAAACAGGTGAGATTTTTGTGATCTTTTTATTTTAAAATAAAAATCAAGGACTTAGATTGACGAACGGTGCCCCTCCTCTGGTTGCAGAGGTGAAGACAGCGTTCCGGATTGGGGAGTGGTTGGTCCGTCCGGGCCTGCATCTCATCAGTAAGGACGGCCAGGAAATCACCCTGGAACCCCGTGCCATGGCCATACTGACCCTGCTGGCCCGCCACGCCGGGGAAGTGGTTAGCCGTGACCAGCTGCTGGACGAAGCCTGGTCAGACGTTATTGTTTCCGACAACGCCCTCAACCAGTTTATCGTCAAGCTGCGCCGTGCCCTGGGGGACGACGCCAAACAGCCCCGCTACATTGTCACCGTGCCCAAAAAAGGCTACCGCCTGGTGGCACAGGTGGAAGACGTGGTGCTCGAAGCCCCCCGGCTGCCCCCTTCCCTGGTGCCCGGCAGTGAAGAGCGCCCCAAGACCTATCGCAGCCTCAAATACGGCACTTTGCTGGTGTTGCTGTTGCTGTCCCCATTTATCGGCAAGCTCTTTGCCGAACTGGCCTTTAGTCCCAATTTCACCGAGCGACTGCAGCTGACCGCCCAGCCCGGGGAAGAAAGCCAGCCGCAGTTTTCCCCCGGCGGCCAATACCTGGCCTTTACCTACAGTGAGGATGACGGGCCACGTCAGCTTTACCTGCAAAGACTGCCGACCCCCGGTACCCGCTCTGTGTCCAAACCCCAGGCACTGACCGGCCTGGACGCGGATCGCCGCTCCCCGGCCTGGTCACCGGACGGCAATAGCCTGGCCTTTGTCTGGCGCCAACAACACCGCTGCGAGATCCGGGTAGCCCAGATAGATAAGGACAGTGCCACCCTGAGTGGGGAACATAAGGTAGCCCCCTGCCTGGACGAAAACGACAAGACCATGGTCCGCTTCGGCGGTGATGACCTGACCCTGTATTACAACCACAGGGCCAGCCCGGAAAAACCCTACCAAGTATACCGGCTGCGGCTGTCCACCGGCCAGGCCGTGCCCTTGACCAACCCTATCGATCCGGGCGCCGGTGACGTGGCCTTTGCCCTGTCCCATGATGCCAGCCAGCTGATGGTGGTCAGAGACAACCGCTGGCAAAACCAGGTGCTGATGTTCATGGAAGCCTCCCACGGCTACCACCTGCTGGCCATCTATATGACCGGCAGCCTGCACCGCAACAGTTTCAGCTGGGGCGAAGACATCAGTCACTTTTTCCTGATAGAGAAACCCGGGCGCCTGGAAAGGCTCGACAACAACCTGCTCAGCCAGAACATTCTCTCGGATCTGCCCATTCATGGCCCCGTCTACGAACCCAGTCACGACCAAATGGTGGTGGTGCAGGGGGAGTCTGAGCTGGATATCTACAAGACCGCCAACCCCTTCTTTACCCCTGACGCCAAGGCCCAGGCCCTGGTGAATTCCGACGCCGAAGAGTATGCCCCCAGCTTCGGCCCGGACGGCAAGACCCTGTATTTTGCCTCAAGGCGTACCGGCCGCAGCCAATACTGGCGGATGACCGAAACCCTGCAGTTGCAGCTTACCGACTTTGACGAAGACAATCGCCTCGGCCAGCTGCATTTCAACCCGCAGGTAGCTGTGGCCAACGGCAACGTGGATTTGTTGCAGTTCGACACCGAGGAGTCGCGCTGGCGTGAAACCCACCTGCTGAGCGATTACGGCGGCGCCAACCCCCGCTGGAGCCGGGACGGCAAGCACCTCTATTTTGCCTCCAATGCCAGCGGCGACTGGCAGATCTGGCGCTGGGACAGGTCCAGCGACCAACCCACCCAGATCACCCGCTCTGGCGGCTATTGCGGCCAGCCGGACGACAAAGAGCAGTTTTTATACCTGACCCGGGTCCACACCCCCGGCCTTTGGCGCATGAACCTGGCCGACGGTAGCTTGGCCGAGGTGGGAACCAATATCACCTGGCAACGTTGCGACGGTTGGCAATTAGCCGGAAGCGGTATTTACTATTTAACCGACCGGGGTGAACAGCATATTCATCGTTACGATCTCAGCAGTGGAACCATTTCCGAAGTATTAAAATTACCTCAGGGTTACCAGGCACAATTTGATATTTCACCGGACGAGTCCGAAGTGCTTTATACCCTGCCAAAAAAGCACCAGTCAGAGTTATTGTTACTGCGCCGTTAAGGATACAGGGGTAGCAGACCATGCTCGCTTAATCGCAGCTAAACCCTTATCCAGTTTCAGATTGTCGCTTTTTTCAATTCTTGCCTAAACTTTCCCCCGACGTGACTACCCCGAGTCACGATATTTTTGCTTTTTCCTTTTTGCAGGGAGTGATTATGAAAAAGGTTAGCGCTTTTCGTTTGTCTGCTGCTGCCACTCTGTTGGCTTTGACTTTCGGCGCTCATGCGTCCGCAACTAAAGAGGATCTGGCCGGCCGAGTTTATTTGGGTGGCCACATTGGTGCCATGGATCTGGACTCGGATCGCATGGTGAGCAAAGGCTCCAGCGTTTATGAGCCGTCACAAGACTTCAAAACCTTCGTGCCTGGCCTGGAATTGGGTTACCGCATCAGCCCCAACTGGGAAGTGCGCGGTTACTACGACTACCTGCAGGCCGACCTGCGCGGCACCGGCTCTTCCGGTTACGGTGAGTCTTTCGGTGCCGACGTGCTGTTCAACATCACCGACAACTTCTACACCGGTCTGGGTATCAACCGCACCAATGTCGAGCAGCTGCACGACACCTTCGCCCGCCTGACCGTCGGCTACCGTACCTTCCTGGACGATAACCTGGCCTTTAAAGTCGAAGCCGCCGCCCAGCAGGACGACAGCAACTTCACCGACTACCTGGCCAACGTCGGTATCCAGTACTTCTTCGGCTCTGCGCCGCAAAAAGCCGCTCCGGCTCCCAAGCCGGCCCCGGCTCCCGTGGTAGTGGATTCCGACAAAGACGGCGTACCGGATGAGAGCGATGCCTGCCCCGGTACCCCGGCCAACTACAAGGTCGACGAGCGCGGCTGTACCAAGTACGAAACCGAAACCGTGACCGAGAAGCTGCTGGTGAACTTCGACACCAACTCCGCTACCGTCAAGCCCCAGTACTACCCGGAGCTCCAGCGCGTAGCCACCTTTATGAAAGACTTCCCGCAGCTGGACGTGGTGATTGAAGGCCACACCGATGACACCGGTGCCGCCGACTATAACCTCAAGCTGTCAGAGCGCCGCGCCGCCTCCGTCGGTGAAGCCCTGGCCAGCCAGTTTGGTATCGACCGCGCCCGCATCAAGACAGTGGGTTACGGTGAAGGCCGCCCGACCATGGAAGGCACCAGCAAAGAAGCCCGTGCGGCCAACCGCCGTATCGAAGCCAAGCTGTCCGCCACCAAACGGGTACCGGAAACCAAATAACGAAGTCAGTTGACCTGACCAAAAGGGGGGCTTTAGGCTCCCCTTTTTTATGGGAAGAAACCATGTTCAAACCCCTGCGTTGGCTGATCCAGGGCTTCCTGATCACCGCCCCCGTGCTACTGACCGTCTACCTGGTCTGGGCCCTTTATGTGTATTTCAACGAGGCGTTGTTTAAGCCCATCGCCGCCCTGCTCGAGCCCTTGACCGGTGGCCCCCTGCCCCATTGGCTGGTGGCGCCGGTCGGCCTGGTGCTGACCCTTGCCATCATCATGGCCATAGGTCTTCTGGCCGGTAACTTCCTTGGCCGCCAGCTGTTCAACCTGGTGGACAAGGTGATGGAGCGACTGCCCGGGGTCAAACTCCTCTATGGCGCCATCAAGGACGTACTGGGAGCACTGATGGGCCAGGACAAGCGCTTTTCCAAGCCGGTGCTGGTCAGGATCAATGGCGATATCGAAGTGATTGGCTTCGTTACCCGCGACAGCCTGGAAGAGCTTGGTCTGGAAGGCCGGGTCGCCGTTTACCTGCCCCAGTCTTTCAACTTTGCCGGCAACCTGGTGTTGGTGGCCAAAGACAAGGTAACGCCCCTGGCGCTTTCCGCTTCCGAAGTGCTGCCCCTGGTGGTGGCCGGTGGCGTTTCAAAACAGGGAAACGGCCATTCGTCCCGCTGAGGCTTGCCAAGGGGCTGGCCTTGCTGGATGCTTTTTGACGACTCATTTAGGGATAACGATCAATGAAAAGAACCCTCCTTTGCCTGGCCCTGTCCAGCGCCCTGCTGGGCTGCGCCAGCCACAGCGCCAATGAACCCGTCGCCGCCGTGGCCACCCAAGGCCAGCAGCAGGCCTTCGACGCCCTGGTCAATGACTTCATTCCCGCCTTCTGGCAGCAATACCCCACCTGGGGCCTCTATGTAGGCCACGCTGAGCACGCCGGTGATCTGGAGATCCCCACCGCCCAGGCTCGCGCCAAAGACCTGGCTTTCGTGGCCCTTTGGGAGCAAAAACTGGCGGCCATCGATATCCAGGCCCTGGCTGCCCCCAAGCAAATCGACTATCTGCTGATCAAGAACCAACTGGGCAGCATCCGTTTTGGCATAGAAGAGCTCAAGTCCTGGCAGTGGGACCCGTCCGAGTACAATGTGGCCGGCGGCATCGCCCAACTGGCCACCGGCAGCTTTGCCCCCCTGGAAGTGCGCCTTCGTGCCATCAGTGAGCGCCTGGCCAAGACCCCGGCTTATTACGCCGCCGCCAGGAGCAACATTCAAAACCCCACCCTGGAACACACCCAATTGGCGGTAGTCCAGAACCAGGGCGCTTTTTCCATTATCAACGACGACCTGCTGGCCCAGGCCAAAAGCAGTACCCTTAGCGATGCCGAGAAGGCCCAGTTCGAGAAGGCCTACCACAAGGCCAAGGCCGCCATCAAAGCCCAGATAGACTGGCTGCAAGCCCTTGAGAGCGACCTTGAAGAGCAAGGCAATGCCCGCTCCTTCCGCCTGGGTGAAGATCTCTACGAGAAGAAGTTCGCCTTCGACATCCAGTCCGGCCTCACCGCCAAAGAGCTGTACAACAAGGCCCTGGCCGACAAGGCAGCAGTGCTCAAGGAAATGAACCGCATCACCGACCAGCTGTGGAGCCGCTACTTCCCCG
This DNA window, taken from Gallaecimonas xiamenensis 3-C-1, encodes the following:
- a CDS encoding DUF885 domain-containing protein, which produces MKRTLLCLALSSALLGCASHSANEPVAAVATQGQQQAFDALVNDFIPAFWQQYPTWGLYVGHAEHAGDLEIPTAQARAKDLAFVALWEQKLAAIDIQALAAPKQIDYLLIKNQLGSIRFGIEELKSWQWDPSEYNVAGGIAQLATGSFAPLEVRLRAISERLAKTPAYYAAARSNIQNPTLEHTQLAVVQNQGAFSIINDDLLAQAKSSTLSDAEKAQFEKAYHKAKAAIKAQIDWLQALESDLEEQGNARSFRLGEDLYEKKFAFDIQSGLTAKELYNKALADKAAVLKEMNRITDQLWSRYFPGQPRLAGNAGVKKLIDKLAKRHVARDGFVDAVKAQIPELEAFVNQHQLLTLDPNKPLVVRETPEYMRGVAGASISAPGPYDKGGNTYYNVTPLDGMTDAQAESYLREYNHWMLQVLNIHEAIPGHYAQLVYSNQSPSLVKSLFGNGAMVEGWAVYAERMMLEAGYGNNEPELWLMYYKWNLRTICNTILDYSVHVLNMSEDKALDLLMNDAFQEEAEARGKWRRVSLSQVQLTSYYAGYREIYDFREAQKKDLGDKFDLKAFNEQFLSYGSSPVRYIKALMSGQEIQAQ
- a CDS encoding DUF502 domain-containing protein produces the protein MFKPLRWLIQGFLITAPVLLTVYLVWALYVYFNEALFKPIAALLEPLTGGPLPHWLVAPVGLVLTLAIIMAIGLLAGNFLGRQLFNLVDKVMERLPGVKLLYGAIKDVLGALMGQDKRFSKPVLVRINGDIEVIGFVTRDSLEELGLEGRVAVYLPQSFNFAGNLVLVAKDKVTPLALSASEVLPLVVAGGVSKQGNGHSSR
- a CDS encoding OmpA family protein, coding for MKKVSAFRLSAAATLLALTFGAHASATKEDLAGRVYLGGHIGAMDLDSDRMVSKGSSVYEPSQDFKTFVPGLELGYRISPNWEVRGYYDYLQADLRGTGSSGYGESFGADVLFNITDNFYTGLGINRTNVEQLHDTFARLTVGYRTFLDDNLAFKVEAAAQQDDSNFTDYLANVGIQYFFGSAPQKAAPAPKPAPAPVVVDSDKDGVPDESDACPGTPANYKVDERGCTKYETETVTEKLLVNFDTNSATVKPQYYPELQRVATFMKDFPQLDVVIEGHTDDTGAADYNLKLSERRAASVGEALASQFGIDRARIKTVGYGEGRPTMEGTSKEARAANRRIEAKLSATKRVPETK
- a CDS encoding winged helix-turn-helix domain-containing protein, with amino-acid sequence MKTAFRIGEWLVRPGLHLISKDGQEITLEPRAMAILTLLARHAGEVVSRDQLLDEAWSDVIVSDNALNQFIVKLRRALGDDAKQPRYIVTVPKKGYRLVAQVEDVVLEAPRLPPSLVPGSEERPKTYRSLKYGTLLVLLLLSPFIGKLFAELAFSPNFTERLQLTAQPGEESQPQFSPGGQYLAFTYSEDDGPRQLYLQRLPTPGTRSVSKPQALTGLDADRRSPAWSPDGNSLAFVWRQQHRCEIRVAQIDKDSATLSGEHKVAPCLDENDKTMVRFGGDDLTLYYNHRASPEKPYQVYRLRLSTGQAVPLTNPIDPGAGDVAFALSHDASQLMVVRDNRWQNQVLMFMEASHGYHLLAIYMTGSLHRNSFSWGEDISHFFLIEKPGRLERLDNNLLSQNILSDLPIHGPVYEPSHDQMVVVQGESELDIYKTANPFFTPDAKAQALVNSDAEEYAPSFGPDGKTLYFASRRTGRSQYWRMTETLQLQLTDFDEDNRLGQLHFNPQVAVANGNVDLLQFDTEESRWRETHLLSDYGGANPRWSRDGKHLYFASNASGDWQIWRWDRSSDQPTQITRSGGYCGQPDDKEQFLYLTRVHTPGLWRMNLADGSLAEVGTNITWQRCDGWQLAGSGIYYLTDRGEQHIHRYDLSSGTISEVLKLPQGYQAQFDISPDESEVLYTLPKKHQSELLLLRR